From Topomyia yanbarensis strain Yona2022 chromosome 1, ASM3024719v1, whole genome shotgun sequence, one genomic window encodes:
- the LOC131675813 gene encoding uncharacterized protein LOC131675813 — MASRCGKFQTIIEMMVVPKVLEDQPNVQMKPESIEVPTGLTMADPTFYKKRGVEILLGVRIFFQILGPRCTKLATGPTFQESALGWLVGGLVSTHIKPKAALAVVSVKVENHDERDDEHHDELDYLFKQICNHDAVGAANSSSNECEDHFRKNTTVGSNGKFIVRIPMNGEPELLGLSYQQARRRLLSLERRLIMNPDLYEEYREFLREYLELGHMKLISPNDLTKVQYFIPHSCVIKAESTSTKLRVVFDASAKTCGPVIQRDLFDLLLDFRCHDKVVTADIAKMYRQINVHDDDTWMQCILWRAQSNEEIQAYRLTTVTYGEAASSFLACRALYQTTS, encoded by the exons ATGGCATCTAGATGCGGAAAATTCCAAactattattgaaatgatggtgGTGCCCAAAGTACTAGAAGACCAACCAAACGTGCAGATGAAACCCGAATCCATAGAGGTGCCAACCGGACTTACGATGGCAGATCCAACGTTTTACAAGAAAAGAGGAGTGGAAATATTACTCGGAGTGAGAATATTCTTCCAAATTTTGGGCCCCAGGTGTACTAAACTGGCAACCGGCCCAACCTTTCAAGAATCAGCACTCGGATGGCTAGTCGGAGGACTAGTCTCTACGCACATTAAACCAAAGGCCGCTCTAGCGGTAGTATCTGTGAAAGTGGAAAACCATGACGAACGTGATGACGAGCATCACGATGAACTAGATTACCTATTCAAGCAAATTTGTAACCACGATGCAGTTGGTGCAGCTAACTCAAGCTCAAATGAATGCGAAGATCATTTTCGCAAAAACACTACGGTAGGCTCAAATGGAAAATTCATCGTCCGAATTCCTATGAACGGAGAGCCCGAACTGCTAGGGCTTTCTTATCAACAAGCTAGAAGACGCCTTCTATCACTAGAACGACGACTCATTATGAACCCTGATCTATATGAAGAATATCGAGAATTCCTTAGAGAATACCTAGAGCTGGGCCACATGAAGCTCATATCACCAAACGACCTGACCAAAGTCCAGTACTTCATACCGCACTCCTGCGTAATAAAAGCAGAGTCCACCTCCACGAAATTAAGAGTGGTGTTTGATGCTAGCGCTAAGACATGCGGGCCAGTGATTCAGCGAGATTTATTTGATCTGCTGCTGGATTTCAGATGCCACGACAAGGTGGTAACAGCCGACATTGCCAAAATGTACAGGCAAATCAACGTCCATGACGATGACACGTGGATGCAATGCATCCTGTGGAGAGCACAATCCAATGAAGAAATTCAAGCATACCGCTTGACAACTGTCACGTACGGAGAAGCCGCTTCTTCCTTCCTCGCCTGCCGGGCTCTTTACCAA ACAACCTCATGA